Proteins encoded in a region of the Polynucleobacter antarcticus genome:
- a CDS encoding type I restriction-modification system subunit M produces MAKEKKVKSIEETLWDSANKLRGSVESAEYKHVVLGLIFLKFASDKFEEHRKALIAKGQEKYIEMPEFYNQNNVFFLNEASRWSYIIKNAKQNDIALKIDTALHNIEKANKALKGALPDNYFSRLGLDLTKLASLLDTINEINTLEDRERDIVGRVYEYFLKKFAIAEGKGKGEFYTPKTIVNLIAEMIEPYKGIIYDPACGSGGMFVQSIKFIESHHGNKKEVSIYGQEYTNTTYKLAKMNLAIRGINAALGEKAADTFADDQHKDLKADYIMANPPFNQKDWRGENELLNDPRWRGYDVPPKSNANYGWILNIVSKLSENGVAGFILANGALSGGGEEYKIRRKLIENDLVEAILIIPRDTFYTTDISVTLWILNKNKKSRNVKVNGREKKYRNREREILFMDLRRQGTEYDKQFIEILPEDISKITENYHNWQQESFKDDYKDIPEYCYSANYEEIVKNDFSLVPSKYIPFVDKDSEIDFEVEMKRVQSTFKKLISEEKNLKQPCKKHLKVWAMSYRRIGDFIRLIDDRNSDLAVTNLLGINISKNFMPSVANTNGVDLSKYKKIKESVCNKCNARW; encoded by the coding sequence ATGGCAAAAGAAAAGAAAGTAAAGAGTATCGAAGAGACCCTTTGGGATTCGGCGAACAAGTTAAGGGGTAGTGTTGAGTCTGCTGAATACAAGCATGTAGTTCTTGGACTGATATTTTTAAAATTTGCGAGCGATAAGTTTGAGGAGCATCGCAAGGCTCTTATCGCTAAGGGCCAGGAAAAATACATAGAAATGCCCGAGTTTTATAACCAAAATAATGTGTTTTTCTTAAATGAGGCGAGTCGCTGGAGCTACATAATCAAGAATGCCAAGCAAAACGACATTGCTTTGAAAATTGATACCGCATTACATAATATCGAGAAAGCTAATAAAGCCTTAAAGGGCGCCTTACCAGACAACTATTTTTCACGCTTAGGCCTAGATCTTACAAAATTAGCCTCTTTATTAGACACGATTAATGAAATTAATACCTTAGAAGATAGGGAGCGAGATATTGTAGGTCGAGTGTATGAGTACTTTCTTAAAAAATTTGCAATTGCGGAAGGTAAGGGCAAGGGTGAGTTTTATACGCCAAAAACAATTGTCAATTTAATAGCGGAGATGATTGAGCCTTACAAGGGCATTATTTATGATCCAGCGTGCGGCTCAGGCGGTATGTTTGTGCAATCAATTAAATTTATTGAGAGTCACCACGGCAATAAAAAAGAGGTTTCGATTTACGGCCAGGAATATACAAATACTACCTATAAGCTAGCTAAGATGAATTTGGCGATTAGAGGTATTAATGCCGCATTAGGTGAAAAAGCGGCCGATACTTTTGCGGATGATCAGCACAAAGACCTCAAAGCTGATTACATTATGGCTAACCCGCCTTTTAATCAAAAGGATTGGCGTGGTGAGAATGAATTATTGAATGATCCGCGTTGGCGTGGGTACGATGTTCCCCCTAAAAGTAATGCTAACTACGGCTGGATATTGAACATAGTTTCAAAGCTATCAGAGAACGGCGTTGCAGGATTTATTTTGGCGAACGGAGCTCTTAGTGGAGGTGGTGAGGAGTACAAGATTAGACGAAAGCTGATTGAAAACGATTTGGTTGAGGCCATCTTGATTATTCCAAGAGATACTTTTTATACAACCGACATTAGCGTAACACTTTGGATATTAAATAAGAATAAAAAGTCACGAAACGTAAAGGTGAATGGGAGGGAGAAAAAATATCGTAATAGAGAGCGCGAAATTTTGTTTATGGATTTACGTAGACAGGGTACCGAATACGATAAGCAATTTATAGAAATCCTTCCTGAAGATATCTCCAAAATCACTGAAAATTATCACAATTGGCAACAAGAGTCTTTTAAAGACGATTACAAAGATATTCCTGAATACTGTTACTCTGCCAACTACGAAGAAATTGTAAAAAACGACTTTTCTTTAGTTCCAAGCAAATACATTCCATTTGTTGATAAAGATAGTGAAATAGATTTTGAGGTTGAAATGAAGAGGGTTCAATCGACTTTTAAAAAATTGATTTCTGAAGAAAAAAATCTCAAGCAGCCTTGCAAGAAGCATTTAAAGGTTTGGGCTATGAGCTATAGAAGAATTGGCGATTTTATTAGGTTGATTGATGATAGAAATTCCGATTTAGCGGTGACAAATTTATTGGGCATAAATATTTCAAAAAATTTTATGCCATCTGTTGCTAATACCAATGGGGTAGATTTATCAAAATACAAAAAAATTAAAGAATCAGTTTGCAACAAATGTAATGCACGTTGGTAG
- a CDS encoding restriction endonuclease subunit S, with protein MDRLLVDRRNTLLSVTKLRGINVDKTFMPSKANVDETDLSKYKIVQKGEFAFSPMQVGRDETVRVVLYSDNDPAIISPAYSVFKVVDESILLPEFLMLWFYRPEFNRYGWFISDSSVRASLEWNRFMEINIPIPAMTEQKAIVEIFHALEARKILNITLKEQINKICPILVKGVSGDIARKTANN; from the coding sequence ATGGATAGACTATTAGTTGATCGAAGAAATACTTTATTAAGTGTTACAAAACTTCGAGGGATCAATGTAGATAAGACATTTATGCCATCAAAGGCAAATGTTGATGAAACTGATTTATCAAAATATAAGATAGTTCAAAAAGGAGAGTTTGCGTTCAGTCCTATGCAGGTCGGACGAGATGAAACTGTTCGAGTGGTTCTTTACTCAGATAATGATCCCGCAATAATATCGCCAGCCTACTCCGTCTTTAAGGTGGTAGATGAGTCCATACTACTCCCCGAATTCCTAATGCTGTGGTTTTACAGGCCAGAATTCAATAGGTACGGTTGGTTCATAAGTGATAGCAGCGTTCGAGCAAGCTTGGAATGGAATCGCTTTATGGAAATCAATATTCCAATCCCTGCAATGACAGAGCAAAAGGCGATAGTTGAAATTTTTCACGCTTTAGAGGCCAGAAAAATATTAAATATCACCTTAAAAGAACAAATTAATAAAATTTGCCCTATATTAGTCAAAGGCGTTAGTGGTGATATTGCCAGAAAAACTGCCAATAATTGA
- a CDS encoding tetratricopeptide repeat protein, which produces MNTKSDFSRLYEQVVELIDSCEFEEALAITKREAKLGNDYFEYLLAAMYANGQGTEKNLPLARFWLEKSAIKGLVDSQLQLGILLINGVDGKVEFKEGLSWLLKAVEQKNVQAYIRLAELYLEGASDLPQDYKIAAHYFQLASDLGDAHAKQRLAYQYSNGLGVDKNEEKSFQLNLESAQEGDQFAAYNLGVDYQYGRGTEINFTQAHKWYLVSSKAGAPAAQHNLAAAYAEGRGCKQDLIEAHYWYLKAAEQGSPLSMLNIGKMYEHDHGVGTDLVAAFSWYVLASEFGNEEEKTKSLELLPKLNDEELSQALKLAALNKRKINKVHSNFEELKTISTKALEIQDEEMREKLLNLHKEALQGSAEAQFSLGIHFISGEFLEPDYPAAFILLSQSASQLFPPALTSLGMLYYNGHGCEKNDEIAMSLWEEAANKGDAQAIFNLGWSYQYGAGTEQNIDKALFYFESAAAQNHPGSQRELGMRYESGQGVEKDLKKATDLYILAAESGDTVGEYNAGCMYLHGNGIDQNFAIAGHYFDRAAGKGHVSAAFNLGNVFLQGINGEPDYKAANHWFSIAASDGHLHASANQGLLYLQGLGVSKDEKKAAELMEKAAAAGDVIAQCNLARIYRDSEGELQNFEMSAKWMKLASDAGLPEAQADYAIALVTGKGVAADFKEALRLASLAEESGLQRAGKVREMIELQIK; this is translated from the coding sequence ATGAATACGAAATCTGACTTCAGCAGACTTTATGAACAGGTAGTTGAATTAATAGACTCTTGTGAATTTGAAGAGGCACTGGCTATCACCAAGAGAGAGGCGAAACTTGGAAATGATTATTTTGAATATCTTCTGGCTGCCATGTACGCAAATGGTCAAGGAACCGAAAAAAACTTACCACTGGCAAGATTTTGGCTTGAAAAATCAGCAATCAAAGGGTTGGTAGATTCCCAACTTCAATTAGGAATCCTTCTTATAAATGGAGTAGATGGAAAAGTTGAATTTAAAGAGGGGCTCTCCTGGCTATTAAAAGCGGTCGAGCAAAAAAATGTTCAGGCTTACATTAGATTGGCAGAACTATATCTAGAAGGTGCCAGTGATCTCCCTCAGGACTATAAGATTGCAGCGCATTACTTTCAGCTAGCATCAGATTTAGGTGATGCACACGCAAAACAAAGACTTGCATACCAATACTCAAATGGGCTAGGGGTTGATAAAAACGAGGAGAAGTCTTTTCAACTAAATTTAGAGTCAGCTCAAGAAGGTGATCAATTCGCGGCCTATAACCTAGGTGTCGATTATCAATACGGACGAGGTACTGAAATAAATTTCACACAGGCTCATAAGTGGTACCTGGTAAGCTCAAAGGCGGGAGCACCTGCTGCGCAGCATAATTTAGCGGCAGCTTATGCCGAAGGCAGAGGATGTAAACAAGATTTAATTGAGGCGCACTACTGGTACCTCAAGGCAGCCGAACAGGGCAGTCCTCTATCCATGCTAAATATTGGGAAAATGTATGAGCACGACCACGGAGTGGGGACAGATCTAGTTGCAGCATTCTCTTGGTATGTGCTGGCTTCCGAATTTGGAAATGAAGAAGAAAAAACCAAAAGCCTAGAATTACTTCCCAAACTTAATGATGAAGAACTGTCGCAGGCTCTTAAATTAGCAGCTCTCAATAAAAGAAAAATAAATAAAGTTCACTCCAATTTTGAAGAGCTGAAAACAATATCTACAAAAGCATTGGAGATTCAAGATGAAGAGATGCGAGAGAAATTACTCAATCTTCATAAAGAGGCTTTACAAGGATCGGCAGAAGCTCAATTTTCACTAGGCATACACTTCATATCAGGGGAGTTTTTAGAACCCGATTACCCAGCTGCTTTCATTTTACTATCTCAATCTGCCAGTCAATTATTCCCGCCGGCTTTAACCAGCCTTGGAATGCTCTATTACAACGGTCACGGATGCGAAAAGAACGATGAAATTGCAATGAGTCTTTGGGAAGAAGCTGCAAACAAAGGCGATGCTCAAGCCATATTTAACCTGGGCTGGTCATACCAATACGGTGCCGGGACTGAACAAAACATTGATAAAGCCCTTTTCTACTTTGAGAGTGCAGCCGCCCAGAATCATCCCGGCTCTCAGAGAGAGCTAGGTATGCGCTATGAAAGCGGGCAAGGGGTCGAGAAGGATTTGAAAAAGGCGACTGATTTATACATACTGGCCGCAGAAAGTGGTGATACTGTGGGCGAATACAATGCCGGCTGCATGTATCTTCATGGAAACGGAATAGATCAAAACTTTGCTATAGCGGGGCATTATTTTGATAGAGCAGCAGGTAAAGGGCATGTTTCAGCGGCGTTTAACCTAGGAAATGTTTTCCTTCAAGGCATTAATGGTGAGCCAGATTACAAGGCTGCAAATCATTGGTTTTCGATCGCTGCTAGCGATGGTCATCTTCATGCCTCTGCAAATCAAGGACTTTTGTATTTGCAAGGCCTTGGTGTATCCAAGGACGAAAAAAAGGCTGCCGAATTAATGGAAAAGGCAGCCGCTGCTGGCGATGTAATAGCCCAATGCAACCTAGCTAGGATTTATAGGGATTCGGAAGGCGAACTTCAAAATTTTGAGATGTCAGCAAAATGGATGAAGCTTGCATCTGATGCTGGCCTTCCAGAGGCGCAGGCTGACTATGCAATAGCCCTAGTGACTGGCAAAGGTGTAGCTGCTGATTTTAAAGAAGCGTTAAGACTAGCTTCGCTCGCTGAAGAATCCGGCCTTCAGAGAGCTGGCAAAGTACGTGAAATGATAGAACTGCAAATTAAGTAA
- a CDS encoding DUF3987 domain-containing protein translates to MNNDVYKFKEAIVQSGLNPPDQIIDDGKFHRFSVNGKRSNKNGWYVFNTNDFSAGSFGDWSTGFQSNWKANIGREYSRDEVQRIRERTEQAKRDFEIERIKSQREAQSRAQAIWNESAVATDHPYLTRKEIPPCGARQNNGDLIIPLFDDEIICSIQFIKPDGGKKFLKDGKKKGCFYSFGTFGTDDIVCLCEGFSTGASIHQATGYPVIVAFDAGNLEPVGQYLRGKFPTLRIVVCADDDWKSEGNVGLTKAKACAKSIGAYLTIPIFEGQRMDKDTDFNDMARVSGLNAVKEAIDAVLIKEARDLWGDPIDLPAQLPVQGFDYALLPEAFRPWIEDISNRMQCSPDFPAIAAIICASSLIGAKAAIQPKDKDTKWQVIPNLWGMIIGRAGVMKSPPVKEVMGAISELEKSSRQEYESKLNDWKMDLELAELTKTSKKKQAQKLFDKGDKTGARAIMGEPEEMDKPICSRYIVNDSSVESLQVIMSQNPWGVLCFRDEIYGLLKSMDKQGQEGARAFYLTSYDGNQAYSTDRIGRDDVVISRACLSMLGTIQPSRLDEYIRGAVQGGSGDDGLLQRFGLMVHPDSIDHFRYVDKNPDSEAKDKAHAIYIRLSQLQGFADEPIIYKFTPEAQSLFLEWYIPFSQELMAGDNHPALESHLSKYRKLIPALALIFALIDAPSEGCLVGAIELGRALDWCEYLRSHAERIYQSASVPETSSAKAIIRKIKSKELLDGFSTRELSRKNWSGLNDLEVVKKALNLLVEHNYLRYQGISTGGRSSEQYFINPKMV, encoded by the coding sequence ATGAACAATGATGTATATAAGTTCAAAGAAGCTATTGTCCAATCGGGCCTCAACCCACCAGATCAAATTATTGATGATGGCAAGTTTCACCGTTTCTCAGTTAATGGAAAACGTTCCAATAAAAATGGCTGGTATGTTTTCAATACTAATGATTTCTCCGCCGGGTCTTTTGGTGACTGGAGTACAGGCTTTCAATCTAACTGGAAGGCTAATATAGGGCGCGAATATTCTCGTGATGAGGTCCAGAGAATCCGAGAGCGCACTGAGCAGGCAAAAAGAGATTTTGAAATCGAGAGGATCAAGTCCCAGCGCGAGGCTCAGTCAAGAGCTCAAGCTATATGGAATGAGTCTGCAGTTGCGACTGACCATCCTTATCTCACCAGAAAGGAAATTCCTCCTTGTGGCGCTCGTCAAAATAATGGTGATTTGATTATTCCTTTATTTGATGATGAGATTATTTGCTCAATTCAGTTCATCAAACCAGATGGAGGGAAGAAATTTCTGAAAGATGGAAAAAAGAAGGGTTGCTTTTATTCTTTTGGCACTTTTGGCACTGACGATATTGTGTGTTTATGTGAAGGATTTTCTACGGGGGCATCAATACATCAGGCTACTGGTTATCCAGTTATCGTAGCTTTTGATGCTGGAAATCTTGAGCCAGTAGGCCAATACCTTAGAGGTAAATTCCCGACCCTGAGAATAGTTGTATGTGCAGATGATGATTGGAAATCCGAGGGTAATGTTGGGTTAACTAAGGCGAAGGCCTGTGCTAAATCAATCGGTGCATATTTAACTATCCCTATCTTTGAAGGTCAGCGTATGGACAAAGACACCGACTTTAATGACATGGCTCGTGTAAGCGGTTTAAATGCTGTTAAGGAGGCGATTGATGCAGTCTTAATAAAGGAAGCCAGAGATCTATGGGGCGACCCTATAGATCTGCCCGCACAGCTTCCTGTGCAAGGATTTGACTATGCGTTATTGCCGGAAGCATTTAGGCCTTGGATTGAAGATATCTCCAATAGGATGCAATGTTCGCCAGACTTCCCGGCTATTGCTGCGATTATCTGCGCATCCAGCCTAATAGGCGCTAAAGCAGCTATTCAACCTAAAGATAAAGACACAAAATGGCAAGTGATTCCTAATTTATGGGGGATGATAATTGGTCGCGCCGGTGTTATGAAATCTCCCCCTGTTAAGGAGGTGATGGGGGCTATATCGGAGCTTGAGAAGTCAAGCCGCCAAGAGTATGAGTCAAAGCTTAATGATTGGAAAATGGATTTAGAGCTTGCCGAGTTAACTAAAACCAGTAAAAAGAAACAGGCCCAAAAGCTTTTTGATAAAGGGGATAAAACTGGTGCAAGGGCAATTATGGGTGAGCCAGAAGAAATGGACAAGCCTATCTGTAGCCGCTATATCGTTAATGATTCCTCGGTTGAGAGTCTGCAGGTCATCATGTCTCAAAATCCTTGGGGAGTACTTTGCTTTCGAGATGAGATATATGGATTATTAAAGTCCATGGATAAGCAAGGCCAGGAGGGCGCAAGAGCGTTTTACCTGACTAGCTATGACGGAAATCAGGCTTACTCAACTGATAGGATAGGGCGCGATGATGTTGTAATTTCAAGGGCTTGCTTGTCGATGCTGGGAACCATTCAGCCATCACGATTGGATGAATATATCCGTGGAGCTGTTCAGGGTGGATCTGGTGACGATGGACTCCTCCAAAGATTTGGGTTGATGGTGCATCCAGACTCTATAGACCATTTCCGCTACGTTGATAAAAACCCAGATTCAGAGGCTAAGGATAAGGCGCATGCAATATATATACGACTATCTCAGCTCCAAGGATTTGCGGATGAACCCATCATCTATAAGTTCACCCCAGAAGCCCAATCTTTATTTTTGGAGTGGTACATACCCTTTAGCCAAGAATTAATGGCTGGTGATAATCACCCTGCGCTAGAGTCTCATCTATCCAAGTACAGAAAGTTAATTCCGGCGCTGGCTTTGATATTTGCGCTTATTGATGCACCAAGTGAGGGCTGTCTGGTTGGGGCGATCGAACTTGGTAGGGCCTTAGATTGGTGTGAATATTTAAGGAGCCATGCCGAACGGATTTATCAGTCCGCAAGTGTTCCAGAGACCAGTAGTGCGAAAGCAATTATTAGAAAAATTAAATCCAAGGAGTTGCTGGATGGCTTCTCTACCAGAGAGCTTTCGCGGAAAAATTGGTCTGGATTGAATGACTTGGAAGTAGTTAAAAAAGCGCTCAATCTGCTCGTAGAGCATAACTATTTAAGGTACCAAGGTATTTCTACTGGCGGCAGATCCTCGGAGCAGTACTTTATCAATCCAAAGATGGTTTAG
- a CDS encoding type I restriction endonuclease subunit R — protein sequence MTKFTEEKLENAFIELLDAEGYPHFLGNAIPRLPDEVLIDQDLIDYLMTKYQGNQLALTEAKSIILMLKSLPASDLYESNKTIMRWLSDGFLLKREDRSQKDILIELIDFDGIGDSSSDDCNIYKFVNQLEIVGSEKRIPDGILYINGLPLVVFEFKSAIREDATVHDAYNQLTIRYRRDIPELFKYNAFCVISDGVNNKAGSFFAPYDFFYAWRRVEGLAKDVDGIDSMFTLVQGMLNRNRLRDIIRNFIYIPDTSRRNEKIVCRYPQYYAANRLYDNIKLVQKPHGDGKGGTYFGATGCGKSFTMLYLTRLLMKSKHFESPTIVLITDRTDLDDQLSGEFTNAKKFIGDNTVVSVESRSELRELLQGRQSGGVFLTTIHKFTEDTQLLTDRTNVICISDEAHRSQINLDQKIKISDEGVTKSYGFAKYLHDSLPNATFVGFTGTPIDATLDVFGKVVDAYTMTESVKDEITVRIVYEGRAAKVALNNSELEKIEKYYEDVATEGANEYQIEKSKQESSSMNMILGDPKRLAALAKDFVEHYESRVSEGATVTGKAMFVCSSREMAYQFFKNVIALRPEWNEIKAVAGGAEVSEEERKKIKPMERIKMIMTRGKDDDETLYNLLGTSDYRKTLDAEFKNEKSNFKIAIVVDMWLTGFDVPFLDSIYIDKPIKQHNLIQTISRVNRKFEGKNKGLVIDYIGIKKQMNLALAQYGKGDETNFEDIAASLVVVRNHLDLLAKLFHKFDTSKYFNGGTIDQLNTLNMSAEFVQQTKELETRFMDIVKRLKAAYDICAGSEKLTQEERDHTHFYLAVRSIIFKLTKGDAPDTEQMNARVRQMIKEALLSDGVQEIFKLGNDQDSHQDLFDEDYLNKINKIKLPNTRIKLLQQLLAKAIGEIKKVNKVKGVDFSKKMQALVDRYNERDEADVLRSEVYEEMAESLTNLIWKVHQEFSAGESLGIDFIEKAFYDILKELCRKYDFKYPEDKLVELAKAVKKLVEEQAKFPDWNKRDDIKSALKVSLILLLDEYGYPPVERDEVYVEIFEQAENFKKNQVNL from the coding sequence ATGACCAAATTCACCGAAGAAAAACTAGAAAATGCTTTTATAGAATTATTGGATGCTGAGGGCTACCCACATTTCCTGGGTAATGCCATCCCTCGCTTACCCGATGAAGTTCTTATTGATCAAGATCTAATTGATTACTTGATGACTAAGTATCAAGGCAACCAGCTTGCACTTACCGAAGCTAAATCGATTATCTTAATGCTTAAAAGTCTTCCGGCCAGTGATCTATATGAAAGCAATAAAACCATCATGCGGTGGTTAAGTGATGGCTTTTTGTTGAAGCGTGAGGATCGAAGTCAAAAAGATATTTTGATCGAATTAATTGACTTTGATGGTATTGGGGATTCTTCAAGCGATGACTGCAATATTTATAAATTCGTTAACCAGTTAGAAATTGTTGGCTCTGAAAAAAGAATTCCAGACGGCATTCTATATATAAATGGCCTACCTTTGGTTGTCTTTGAATTCAAAAGTGCAATTCGTGAGGATGCTACCGTACACGATGCATATAACCAATTGACTATTCGCTATCGCAGAGATATCCCAGAGCTATTTAAATACAATGCATTTTGTGTAATTAGTGATGGTGTTAACAATAAAGCTGGGTCATTTTTTGCGCCATATGATTTCTTTTATGCTTGGCGTAGGGTTGAGGGTCTTGCTAAAGACGTGGATGGTATTGATAGTATGTTTACCTTGGTTCAAGGTATGCTTAATCGAAATCGATTGCGTGACATAATTCGCAACTTTATCTACATACCTGATACCTCTAGAAGGAATGAAAAGATCGTTTGCAGGTATCCACAGTATTACGCTGCAAACCGTCTATATGACAATATCAAACTAGTTCAAAAGCCTCATGGTGACGGTAAGGGTGGCACTTATTTTGGCGCTACGGGATGCGGTAAGAGTTTTACTATGCTCTATCTCACTAGATTGCTGATGAAGAGCAAGCATTTTGAAAGCCCTACTATTGTCTTGATTACTGACCGCACTGATCTAGATGACCAGCTTTCAGGTGAATTTACTAATGCCAAGAAATTTATTGGCGACAATACAGTTGTTAGTGTAGAAAGCAGGTCTGAACTTCGTGAGCTTCTTCAAGGGCGACAAAGTGGCGGCGTTTTCTTAACTACTATCCATAAATTCACCGAAGATACGCAGCTTCTTACCGATAGAACTAATGTAATTTGTATTTCTGATGAAGCACATCGCAGCCAAATCAATTTAGATCAAAAAATCAAGATTTCTGATGAAGGCGTTACAAAGAGCTACGGCTTTGCCAAGTACTTGCATGACTCTCTGCCTAATGCAACTTTTGTTGGCTTTACTGGCACTCCAATTGATGCAACCTTGGATGTATTTGGCAAGGTAGTGGATGCTTACACAATGACTGAGTCTGTTAAAGATGAGATCACCGTTCGAATTGTCTATGAAGGCCGTGCCGCTAAAGTTGCTTTAAATAATTCAGAGCTAGAGAAAATTGAGAAATATTACGAAGATGTTGCTACAGAAGGTGCCAATGAGTATCAGATAGAAAAAAGTAAGCAGGAATCATCGAGCATGAATATGATTCTGGGAGATCCAAAACGCCTCGCTGCTCTTGCCAAAGATTTTGTGGAGCACTATGAGAGCCGTGTTTCTGAAGGCGCTACAGTCACGGGTAAGGCTATGTTTGTTTGCAGTAGCCGAGAAATGGCCTATCAGTTCTTTAAAAATGTCATTGCCTTGCGTCCAGAATGGAATGAAATTAAAGCCGTCGCAGGTGGTGCAGAAGTAAGCGAGGAAGAGCGTAAGAAAATTAAGCCGATGGAACGGATCAAGATGATCATGACCCGGGGAAAGGATGATGATGAAACGCTTTATAACCTATTGGGCACTTCTGACTATCGTAAGACTTTAGATGCTGAATTTAAGAATGAAAAGTCTAATTTCAAAATCGCAATCGTTGTTGATATGTGGCTTACAGGATTTGATGTCCCATTTCTAGATAGCATTTATATCGATAAGCCAATTAAGCAACACAATCTTATCCAAACTATTTCACGAGTTAATCGTAAGTTTGAAGGGAAAAATAAGGGTTTAGTTATTGATTACATTGGCATCAAGAAGCAGATGAACCTTGCTTTGGCTCAATACGGAAAAGGCGACGAGACTAATTTTGAGGATATCGCTGCATCACTAGTGGTGGTCAGAAATCATTTGGATCTATTGGCTAAGCTATTTCACAAGTTTGATACTTCAAAGTACTTTAATGGTGGAACTATCGATCAATTGAACACTTTGAATATGTCTGCAGAGTTTGTCCAACAGACCAAAGAGCTTGAAACTAGGTTCATGGACATAGTAAAGCGCCTTAAAGCTGCTTACGATATTTGCGCCGGTAGCGAAAAGCTCACCCAAGAAGAGCGGGACCACACCCACTTCTACTTAGCAGTTAGATCTATTATTTTCAAGCTTACCAAAGGTGATGCGCCGGATACCGAGCAAATGAATGCCCGTGTTCGTCAAATGATTAAGGAGGCTCTCCTAAGCGATGGCGTTCAAGAGATCTTCAAGCTTGGTAATGATCAAGATAGTCATCAAGACCTTTTTGATGAGGATTATTTAAATAAGATCAACAAAATAAAGCTTCCAAATACTCGAATTAAGTTGCTCCAACAGCTTTTAGCTAAGGCTATTGGTGAAATTAAGAAGGTCAATAAGGTAAAAGGTGTCGATTTCTCTAAAAAGATGCAGGCTCTGGTTGATCGATACAACGAGCGAGATGAGGCTGATGTCTTGCGTAGTGAAGTTTACGAAGAGATGGCTGAAAGCCTTACTAACTTAATTTGGAAAGTGCACCAAGAATTCTCAGCGGGAGAAAGTTTAGGCATCGATTTTATTGAGAAAGCCTTTTATGACATTCTCAAAGAACTTTGCCGCAAGTATGACTTCAAATATCCTGAAGATAAGTTGGTTGAATTGGCAAAAGCCGTTAAAAAGCTTGTCGAGGAACAAGCCAAATTTCCTGATTGGAATAAGCGAGATGATATTAAGTCCGCTCTGAAGGTAAGTCTGATCCTTTTATTGGATGAGTATGGCTATCCGCCGGTCGAGAGGGATGAGGTCTATGTAGAGATCTTCGAGCAGGCTGAAAACTTTAAAAAAAACCAAGTAAATCTTTAG